The following coding sequences are from one Arcobacter nitrofigilis DSM 7299 window:
- a CDS encoding FAD-dependent oxidoreductase: protein MSNKHYDILVVGGGISGAATFYEFAKYTNIKSICMLEKYESLATLNSKGTSNSQTIHVGDIETNYTLDKAKITKRTAKMIEKFCLQYNLQDKVMFKHQKMALGVGEKEVEFIRNRYNEFKEVFPYLELWDKEKLKELEPLLVYADKEKKVERPEPILAMGASNEYTTVEYGLMTEELAKAGQKADPEKITDIYYNSEVEFIEKIGDNFKVSTIGGSVYTADFVVVNAGAHSLFLAHKMGYGQDMGSLSMAGSFYLTNDKFLNGKVYMVQNPKLPFAALHGDPDILCDGKTRFGPTALALLVLERYKGLKSFFQCIKTMNFDGNIMKIMWDLVKDSEIRNYVFKNFLFEVPGINKGLFVKDARKIVPSLSKDDLEYAKGFGGVRPQVLNKTEKKLMLGEASINPGNGIIFNMTPSPGATSCLGNAERDIRYIVDYLGLEFDEKQFLADLTE, encoded by the coding sequence ATGAGTAATAAACATTATGACATTTTAGTTGTAGGTGGTGGAATTTCGGGTGCTGCGACATTCTATGAATTTGCGAAATATACAAATATTAAAAGCATATGTATGCTTGAAAAATATGAAAGTTTGGCAACTTTAAACTCAAAAGGTACAAGTAACTCACAAACAATCCATGTTGGTGATATAGAGACAAACTATACTTTAGATAAAGCCAAAATCACAAAAAGAACTGCAAAGATGATTGAAAAGTTCTGTCTTCAATATAACTTACAAGACAAAGTTATGTTTAAACATCAAAAAATGGCTTTAGGTGTTGGAGAAAAAGAAGTTGAATTTATTAGAAATAGATATAACGAATTTAAAGAAGTTTTCCCTTATTTAGAATTATGGGATAAAGAAAAATTAAAAGAATTAGAACCTTTACTAGTTTATGCTGATAAAGAAAAAAAAGTTGAAAGACCAGAACCAATTTTAGCAATGGGTGCTAGTAACGAATATACGACAGTTGAATATGGTCTGATGACTGAAGAATTAGCAAAAGCAGGACAAAAAGCAGATCCAGAAAAAATCACAGATATTTATTATAATTCTGAAGTTGAGTTTATTGAAAAAATTGGTGATAATTTTAAAGTTAGTACAATAGGTGGCTCAGTTTATACAGCGGATTTTGTTGTAGTTAATGCAGGAGCACATTCATTATTCTTAGCTCACAAAATGGGATATGGACAAGATATGGGTTCTTTATCAATGGCAGGAAGCTTTTACCTTACAAATGATAAATTCTTAAATGGAAAAGTTTATATGGTACAAAACCCAAAACTTCCATTTGCTGCACTTCATGGTGACCCAGATATTTTATGTGATGGGAAAACTAGATTTGGACCAACTGCACTTGCCCTATTAGTACTTGAGAGATACAAAGGCTTAAAATCATTTTTCCAATGTATAAAAACTATGAATTTTGATGGCAACATTATGAAAATTATGTGGGATTTAGTAAAAGATAGTGAAATTAGAAACTATGTATTTAAAAACTTCTTATTTGAAGTACCAGGAATCAATAAAGGTCTTTTTGTAAAAGATGCAAGAAAAATTGTTCCTTCATTAAGTAAAGATGATTTAGAGTATGCAAAAGGATTTGGAGGAGTTAGACCTCAAGTTTTAAATAAAACAGAAAAAAAACTTATGTTAGGTGAAGCATCAATAAATCCAGGTAATGGAATTATTTTTAACATGACTCCAAGCCCAGGTGCAACTTCATGTTTAGGAAATGCAGAAAGAGACATTAGATATATTGTTGATTATTTAGGACTAGAATTTGACGAAAAACAATTCTTAGCAGATTTGACTGAATAA
- the ileS gene encoding isoleucine--tRNA ligase has protein sequence MDYKDSILLPKTDFPMRGNLPQNEPLRYQKWDSQKVYDRMKENRKGAQSFTLHDGPPYANGHIHIGHALNKILKDMINKFHYFDGKSIRYVPGWDCHGLPIEQKVEEKIGSTKKKELPKSKLRQLCRDHAAKFVDIQRDEFKQLGVIADWDKPYLTMDFKFEANIYRELCAIAKQGLLVQRSKPVYWSWAAQTALAEAEVEYEDKTSPSIYVAFKHETMDASVIIWTTTPWTLPANTGISLNGEEEYVLTSDKFIVAKKLYNSLVENEVISGKVVETINPKDLENSFAINPLNDRKSKIILGEHVMMDSGSGAVHTAPGHGEDDYKVGLIYDLEVIMPVDAYGKYDETIIREKLFRDTEKYLGLNVFKANDLILEELGDALLKRVDIRHSYPHCWRTHTPIIFRATKQWFISIDDKYGKENKTLRENALNVVENLKFYPEWGRNRLKSMLDGRPDWCISRQRDWGVPIAFFRNKKTDEIVFDEKVMNYTAMIFEQKGCDAWYDLEISELLYPGSGLNPDDLEKTTDILDVWFDSGSTQNAVLRSRNYDAGTFPADVYLEGSDQHRGWFQSSLLTTLASSEVSPYKALVTHGFTMDEKGEKMSKSKGNVIDPAKIMKQYGSEILRLWVAMSDYQNDQKISDNILKQNAELYRKIRNTARFLLANISDLETIVDIKDFGVLDKWIMNKSKKVFDEIDASFSVYEFSKGLNKLNNFLVVDLSGIYLDICKDRLYCDDKNDVHRTAAQSAMALIAKKLLLVLSPILTYTVDELLEYAPAILKNDINDVFDLNKFDFPEVESKLNEEYLIKVKEKFSESVDKLKKDKIIKSTLELDIYTNSDDVLSLDAIEAEDWFLVSDILTTKQEEALISFEIDGKLFEAYKAKNAKCPRCWKFKSQSEDELCPRCNEVIG, from the coding sequence ATGGATTACAAAGATAGTATATTACTTCCAAAAACAGATTTCCCAATGAGAGGGAATCTTCCCCAAAACGAACCATTAAGATATCAAAAATGGGACAGTCAAAAAGTTTATGACAGAATGAAAGAGAATAGAAAAGGTGCTCAATCTTTCACTTTACATGATGGACCTCCTTATGCAAATGGGCATATTCACATAGGTCACGCACTAAATAAAATTTTAAAAGATATGATTAATAAATTTCATTATTTTGATGGAAAATCAATTCGGTATGTTCCAGGTTGGGATTGTCATGGTCTACCAATTGAGCAAAAAGTTGAAGAAAAAATAGGAAGTACTAAGAAAAAAGAGCTTCCAAAATCAAAATTAAGACAACTTTGTCGTGATCATGCAGCAAAATTTGTAGATATTCAAAGGGATGAATTCAAACAATTAGGAGTTATTGCTGATTGGGATAAACCTTATTTGACTATGGATTTTAAATTTGAAGCAAATATTTATAGAGAGCTTTGTGCTATTGCAAAACAAGGTTTATTGGTACAAAGATCTAAACCTGTTTATTGGTCATGGGCTGCTCAAACAGCACTAGCTGAAGCTGAAGTTGAATATGAAGATAAAACTTCACCTTCTATTTATGTTGCTTTTAAACATGAAACTATGGATGCTAGTGTAATTATTTGGACTACAACACCTTGGACGCTTCCTGCAAATACAGGTATTTCACTTAATGGTGAAGAAGAGTATGTACTTACAAGTGATAAATTTATAGTTGCTAAAAAACTATATAATTCACTTGTAGAAAATGAAGTGATTTCTGGAAAAGTTGTAGAAACAATTAATCCAAAAGATTTGGAAAATAGTTTTGCAATTAATCCATTAAATGATAGAAAATCTAAAATCATTTTAGGTGAACATGTAATGATGGATAGTGGTTCAGGAGCTGTTCATACTGCACCAGGACATGGTGAAGATGACTACAAAGTAGGACTTATCTATGACCTTGAAGTTATCATGCCTGTTGATGCATATGGAAAATATGATGAAACAATAATTAGAGAAAAACTATTTAGAGATACTGAAAAATATTTAGGATTAAATGTATTTAAAGCAAATGATTTAATTCTTGAAGAATTAGGTGATGCTTTATTAAAAAGAGTAGATATTAGACACTCTTATCCACACTGTTGGAGAACACATACACCAATTATTTTTAGAGCAACTAAACAATGGTTTATATCAATAGATGATAAATATGGAAAAGAGAATAAAACTCTAAGAGAAAATGCTCTAAATGTAGTGGAAAATCTTAAATTTTATCCTGAGTGGGGAAGAAATAGATTAAAATCAATGCTTGATGGAAGACCTGATTGGTGTATTTCAAGACAAAGAGATTGGGGTGTTCCTATTGCCTTTTTTAGAAATAAAAAAACAGATGAGATTGTTTTTGATGAAAAAGTAATGAATTACACTGCAATGATTTTTGAACAAAAAGGTTGTGATGCTTGGTATGATTTAGAAATCAGTGAATTATTATATCCAGGAAGTGGTTTAAATCCTGATGACTTAGAAAAAACAACTGATATTTTAGATGTATGGTTTGATTCTGGTTCTACTCAAAATGCAGTTTTAAGATCAAGAAATTATGATGCAGGAACATTTCCAGCTGATGTTTATTTAGAAGGAAGTGATCAACATAGAGGTTGGTTCCAATCTTCTTTACTTACTACTTTAGCATCTAGTGAAGTTTCTCCTTATAAAGCTTTAGTTACTCATGGGTTTACTATGGATGAAAAAGGCGAAAAAATGTCTAAGTCTAAGGGTAATGTAATTGATCCTGCAAAGATCATGAAACAGTATGGTTCTGAAATACTTAGATTATGGGTTGCAATGAGTGATTATCAAAATGATCAAAAGATTTCTGATAATATTTTAAAACAAAATGCAGAACTTTATAGAAAAATAAGAAATACTGCAAGATTTTTATTAGCTAATATTAGTGATTTAGAAACAATTGTTGATATAAAAGATTTTGGTGTTTTAGATAAATGGATTATGAATAAATCAAAAAAAGTTTTTGATGAAATTGATGCTTCATTTAGTGTTTATGAATTTTCAAAAGGACTAAATAAATTAAATAACTTTTTAGTTGTGGATTTATCTGGTATTTATTTAGATATTTGTAAAGATAGATTATATTGTGATGATAAAAATGATGTTCATAGAACAGCAGCTCAAAGTGCAATGGCACTAATTGCTAAAAAACTTTTATTAGTTTTATCACCAATTCTTACTTATACTGTTGATGAATTATTAGAGTATGCACCAGCAATTTTAAAAAATGATATTAATGATGTATTTGATTTAAATAAATTTGACTTCCCTGAAGTTGAAAGTAAGCTTAATGAAGAATATTTAATAAAAGTTAAAGAGAAGTTTTCTGAATCAGTTGATAAACTAAAAAAAGATAAAATAATAAAATCTACATTAGAACTTGATATTTATACAAATTCTGATGATGTTCTTTCTTTAGATGCTATTGAAGCTGAGGATTGGTTCTTAGTTAGTGATATTTTAACTACTAAACAAGAAGAAGCATTAATTAGTTTTGAAATAGATGGAAAACTTTTTGAAGCATATAAAGCAAAAAATGCAAAATGTCCTAGATGTTGGAAATTTAAATCACAAAGTGAAGATGAACTTTGTCCAAGATGTAACGAAGTTATAGGATAG
- a CDS encoding VWA domain-containing protein — protein MFSNFSFEYPWVLALIFVFIFCDMYCKAKNSSYYFVHLKIFKQLTYNTNIIVYICKYLTIILTLVALASPVKILNNQLLKKDGINIILDLDTSGSMRERGFNPNDLQQNRWNVVNNVVQDFIEKRVNDNIGLVVFGTSVLTASPLSFDKNSQKEIIKYIDIGIVGEQTAMFDSLATSINILKNSKAKSNIIILLTDGEDNASKIPPQIILKLAKKYKIKIYTIGIGESNRQMLSTISQETGAKSFLANSKDDLVEVYNTINKLEKSDIDKNTLILKDYLFFYPLFIGIIFLIFYIYLKNRD, from the coding sequence ATGTTTAGTAATTTTTCTTTTGAATACCCTTGGGTTTTAGCGCTTATATTTGTTTTTATCTTTTGCGATATGTATTGTAAGGCAAAAAATTCATCTTATTATTTTGTACACCTTAAAATATTTAAACAATTAACTTATAATACAAATATAATTGTTTATATATGCAAATATTTAACTATCATTTTGACTTTAGTTGCCCTCGCTTCACCTGTTAAAATCTTAAATAATCAACTTTTAAAAAAAGACGGTATTAATATCATTTTGGATTTAGACACAAGTGGTTCTATGAGAGAACGTGGTTTTAATCCAAATGATTTACAACAAAATAGATGGAATGTTGTAAATAATGTTGTTCAAGATTTTATTGAAAAAAGAGTAAATGACAATATTGGATTAGTGGTTTTTGGAACTTCAGTACTAACAGCCTCGCCTTTAAGTTTTGATAAGAATTCACAAAAAGAGATTATAAAATACATTGATATTGGAATTGTTGGTGAACAAACAGCGATGTTTGATTCCCTTGCAACTTCAATAAATATATTAAAAAATAGTAAAGCAAAATCAAATATTATTATATTATTAACAGATGGAGAAGATAACGCAAGTAAAATCCCTCCTCAAATCATACTAAAACTTGCAAAAAAATATAAAATAAAAATATATACAATTGGTATTGGGGAATCAAATAGACAAATGTTGAGTACTATTTCTCAAGAAACTGGGGCAAAATCTTTCCTTGCTAATTCTAAAGATGATTTAGTAGAAGTTTATAATACAATAAACAAATTAGAAAAATCAGATATTGATAAAAATACTTTAATCTTAAAAGATTACCTATTCTTTTACCCTCTTTTTATAGGAATAATTTTTTTAATTTTTTATATTTACCTAAAAAATAGAGATTGA
- a CDS encoding NifU family protein: MMPFSDEDLFPVVKNIIDNKIAPMLAQDGGAMTLLDVKNGKVFVQLNGACVGCSASGSTLKYVVEKELKAAIHPELIIINVEIGMENRLEEL, translated from the coding sequence ATGATGCCATTTAGTGATGAGGATTTATTCCCTGTTGTAAAAAATATAATTGATAATAAAATAGCACCTATGCTTGCACAAGATGGCGGTGCTATGACTTTATTAGATGTAAAAAATGGAAAGGTATTTGTACAGTTAAATGGTGCTTGTGTTGGCTGTAGTGCTAGTGGAAGTACATTAAAATATGTTGTTGAAAAAGAATTAAAAGCTGCAATTCATCCTGAATTGATTATAATTAATGTAGAAATAGGTATGGAAAATAGATTAGAGGAGTTGTAA
- a CDS encoding sensor histidine kinase yields the protein MIKAKSLYHLILYSIIFIVILISFFTFIIIENAFDDFQEKIEIIKTDYASKQKYKIKNEIENVINFIDFYDKKYKDVKSQKEIQKDILEAIENMRDKNKKDNYLFIYNYSGMAIYNPASKELVGKNLLNYTDKTGKKLVKELINVSKDNSGGYVEYLWINHKEKREVKKISYALSYEPWKWTVGTGVYLSDLDKIVEQKQLEYDEKISNYTLQILSLTIMLVLYSIFIYKNATILIVNDVKAIGKYFKDSQNNDNPINQNKIIFGEFKVIANYAYDAMHSMKGKNNMLSDLNTHLETTVTKQTKQLTQLVEKQKKFIKNSVHEINTPLSIIQTNLDLYKMNNPTNKYIRNIESGAKTIQYIFDDLSFMIKKDRVNYEKEILNFSEYLKDRLDFFDDICTSNSLFFVTNIQDPIFINFNKTLLQRILDNNISNAIKYSFKDSPIYIKLLKDDLGITFEVKTISKKIENTEKIFNDFYRENDARGGFGLGLRIVKEICDKNKVIINLDSTNENITS from the coding sequence ATGATTAAAGCAAAATCCCTTTATCACTTAATTCTTTACAGTATTATTTTTATAGTTATTCTTATATCTTTTTTTACTTTTATAATAATTGAAAATGCTTTTGATGACTTTCAAGAAAAGATAGAAATAATAAAAACTGACTATGCAAGCAAACAAAAATATAAAATAAAAAATGAAATAGAAAATGTAATTAATTTTATAGATTTTTATGACAAAAAATATAAAGATGTAAAGTCACAAAAAGAGATTCAAAAAGATATTTTAGAAGCAATTGAAAATATGAGGGATAAAAATAAAAAAGACAATTATTTATTTATTTATAATTATTCAGGAATGGCGATATACAACCCTGCATCAAAAGAGTTAGTTGGGAAGAACCTTCTTAATTATACAGATAAAACTGGTAAAAAACTTGTTAAAGAATTAATCAATGTCTCAAAAGATAATTCAGGTGGATATGTTGAATACTTATGGATTAATCACAAGGAAAAAAGAGAAGTAAAAAAAATCTCGTATGCCTTGTCTTATGAACCTTGGAAGTGGACTGTAGGAACCGGTGTATATTTATCTGATTTGGATAAAATTGTTGAACAAAAACAATTAGAATACGATGAAAAGATTTCAAATTATACTCTTCAAATTTTATCTTTAACTATTATGTTAGTTCTATATTCTATTTTTATATACAAAAATGCAACTATTCTTATTGTCAATGATGTAAAAGCTATAGGAAAGTATTTTAAGGACTCACAAAACAATGACAATCCTATAAATCAAAATAAAATAATTTTCGGTGAGTTTAAAGTTATTGCCAATTATGCATATGATGCAATGCATAGCATGAAGGGCAAAAATAATATGCTAAGCGATTTGAATACTCATTTAGAAACAACCGTAACAAAACAAACAAAACAGCTAACTCAATTAGTTGAAAAACAAAAAAAATTCATAAAAAATTCTGTACATGAGATAAATACTCCTTTGTCTATTATACAAACAAACCTAGATCTTTATAAAATGAATAACCCTACTAATAAATATATAAGAAATATAGAAAGTGGAGCAAAAACTATTCAATACATTTTTGATGATTTATCTTTTATGATTAAAAAAGATAGAGTAAATTATGAAAAAGAGATTTTAAATTTTTCTGAATACTTAAAAGATAGATTGGACTTTTTTGATGATATTTGTACATCTAACTCACTATTTTTTGTTACCAATATTCAAGACCCTATTTTTATAAACTTTAATAAAACTCTATTACAAAGAATTTTAGATAATAATATTTCTAATGCAATAAAATACTCTTTTAAAGACTCACCTATTTATATAAAATTATTAAAAGATGACTTAGGAATAACTTTTGAAGTAAAAACAATCTCTAAAAAAATAGAAAATACTGAAAAAATATTTAATGACTTTTATAGAGAAAATGACGCTAGAGGTGGCTTTGGATTGGGTCTTAGAATCGTAAAAGAAATTTGTGATAAGAATAAGGTTATAATTAACTTAGATTCAACAAATGAAAATATTACTTCTTGA
- a CDS encoding DUF58 domain-containing protein, giving the protein MNKNLKKILIKTKKQVFTEISGNNSSNLKGEGYDFLELREYEAGEDIKNIDWTISAKMNTPYVKVFHAQKELNINILPILSGSMIFGTKKIKQDLVTEICSLLAYSSIKQGDPFSSFIVNEKFENITKRSKKLASVANMSDTIFNYNPIGKEINYKLLCNESFKLIKMKSILFLIGDFIEIEGFDLKLLSQKHEIFVIIVRDIFEENPQELGNASLVDTNNGLKFEGVIDKYSINDYKAFIKKK; this is encoded by the coding sequence ATGAATAAAAATTTAAAAAAAATTTTAATTAAAACAAAAAAACAAGTCTTTACAGAAATCTCTGGAAATAATAGTTCTAATCTAAAAGGTGAAGGTTATGATTTCTTAGAATTAAGAGAATATGAAGCTGGTGAAGATATTAAAAATATTGACTGGACTATAAGTGCTAAAATGAATACTCCTTATGTGAAAGTTTTTCATGCACAAAAAGAGCTCAATATAAATATATTGCCAATATTAAGTGGAAGTATGATTTTTGGGACTAAAAAAATAAAACAAGATTTAGTAACTGAAATTTGTTCACTTTTAGCTTATTCAAGTATAAAACAAGGGGATCCTTTCTCTTCTTTTATAGTAAATGAAAAATTTGAAAATATCACAAAAAGAAGTAAAAAACTTGCAAGTGTAGCAAATATGAGTGATACCATTTTTAACTATAATCCAATAGGAAAAGAGATTAATTATAAACTTTTATGTAATGAATCCTTTAAATTAATAAAAATGAAATCAATCTTATTCTTAATCGGGGACTTTATTGAAATTGAAGGTTTTGATTTAAAACTGTTATCACAAAAGCATGAAATATTTGTAATAATAGTTAGAGATATTTTTGAAGAAAACCCTCAAGAATTAGGAAATGCAAGTTTAGTTGATACAAATAATGGATTAAAATTTGAAGGAGTCATTGATAAATACTCAATCAATGATTATAAAGCATTTATCAAAAAAAAATGA
- a CDS encoding CinA family protein has protein sequence MFNDIFNKQDMIDMQNLLLKHSKSITCAESCTGGLVASLITKISGSSNIFNGSIVSYSNKIKNQELNVSSETLEKFGAVSKETVKEMLSGVIKKFDANYAIAISGVAGPNGGTKTKPVGHVIIGIMDDSGYQEIDIFQFFGNREEVQIQAAKSSLFKISKLLQKTLDK, from the coding sequence ATGTTTAATGACATATTTAATAAGCAAGATATGATTGATATGCAAAACTTATTGCTAAAACATAGTAAGAGTATTACTTGTGCTGAATCTTGTACAGGAGGCTTAGTTGCTTCACTAATAACAAAGATATCTGGCTCTTCAAATATCTTTAATGGAAGTATAGTTTCTTACTCAAATAAAATAAAAAATCAAGAGCTAAATGTATCAAGTGAAACCTTAGAAAAATTTGGAGCAGTATCTAAAGAAACAGTTAAGGAAATGCTAAGTGGAGTAATAAAAAAATTCGATGCAAATTATGCAATAGCAATTTCAGGAGTTGCAGGACCAAATGGTGGCACAAAAACTAAACCTGTAGGTCATGTAATCATTGGTATAATGGATGATAGCGGATATCAAGAAATAGATATATTTCAATTTTTTGGTAATAGAGAAGAGGTGCAAATTCAAGCTGCAAAAAGTTCATTATTTAAAATTTCAAAACTTTTGCAAAAAACCCTTGACAAATAA
- a CDS encoding AAA family ATPase encodes MLYTKITEIKNEISKVVIGQEDMVNSILIGLLTNGHILIEGVPGLAKTTTVKAVADVIDLRFKRVQFTPDLLPSDIIGAQIYDMKSGDFKIKRGPIFTNLLLADEINRAPAKVQSALLEVMQEKQVTIADETYSLELPFLVLATQNPIESQGAYELPEAQLDRFMFKILIDYNSKEEEFKIAKSVTLNSFETPNKVASHEDLIELKKAVVNVHIDEEVEKYIVNLIFATREPENYGLQEIKDYIQFGASPRATIDMFKAAKANAFIRGNDHVTPIDIALIFKDIVRHRIVLSYEAQAMDITSDYILQKVIEKVEIP; translated from the coding sequence ATGTTATACACAAAAATCACAGAAATTAAAAATGAAATATCTAAAGTTGTTATTGGTCAAGAAGATATGGTTAATTCTATCTTAATAGGACTATTAACAAATGGTCATATTCTTATAGAAGGGGTACCTGGACTTGCAAAAACAACAACAGTAAAAGCTGTTGCAGATGTAATTGATTTAAGATTTAAAAGGGTTCAATTTACTCCCGATTTACTTCCTAGTGATATTATTGGTGCACAAATTTATGATATGAAAAGTGGTGATTTCAAAATAAAAAGAGGTCCAATTTTTACAAATCTTTTGTTAGCAGATGAGATAAATAGAGCACCAGCAAAAGTTCAATCAGCCCTATTAGAAGTTATGCAAGAAAAACAAGTGACAATTGCAGATGAAACATACTCTTTGGAACTTCCATTTTTAGTTCTTGCTACTCAAAATCCAATTGAATCACAAGGAGCTTATGAACTTCCTGAAGCTCAACTTGATAGATTTATGTTTAAGATTTTGATTGATTATAATTCAAAAGAAGAAGAATTTAAAATAGCTAAAAGTGTAACTTTAAACTCATTTGAAACTCCAAATAAAGTAGCTTCTCATGAAGATCTAATTGAGTTAAAAAAAGCAGTTGTAAATGTACATATAGATGAAGAAGTTGAAAAATATATTGTAAATCTTATTTTTGCGACAAGAGAACCTGAAAATTATGGATTACAAGAGATTAAAGATTATATTCAATTTGGAGCAAGTCCAAGAGCAACAATAGATATGTTTAAAGCTGCTAAAGCAAATGCCTTTATAAGAGGCAATGACCATGTAACTCCAATAGATATTGCTTTGATATTTAAAGATATAGTAAGGCATAGAATTGTTTTATCTTATGAAGCACAAGCTATGGATATAACTAGTGATTATATTTTACAAAAAGTAATTGAAAAAGTTGAAATTCCATAA
- a CDS encoding UDP-N-acetylmuramoyl-L-alanyl-D-glutamate--2,6-diaminopimelate ligase, with product MQLHINNKIYTDNSKEADKNSAFVYSKQNEKFIEDAKKNGCKEFIKSEDLKNHCDFTSIKVIGITGTNGKTTTAAAIYSLLLDLGYKVALQGTRGFFINEQRVEEYSLTTPVQLGNFAHIQKAIENSCDFFVMEVSSHAIEQKRIEGLNFELKILTNITRDHLDYHKTIEEYINVKNSFFNDDSKKLINKDEIKAKFNPKNCLTYGLDSPSTYKVQAYSFKDGMHVALQNFEKVESFTSMMMGLFNVYNLTAAIAAVHMTTNKSLNEICEAVENFAGVSGRMETLSLNPYIIVDFAHTPDGMKEVLQSFGHKDIIVVFGAGGDRDKAKRPIMGKVADTFAKHIIVTSDNPRFEDPDLIIEDILEGINDKSKVEVEINRKIAIKKAIDLYSENSVILVLGKGDEEYQTIYDQKLPFSDKEVINSYL from the coding sequence TTGCAACTTCACATAAATAATAAAATATACACAGATAATTCTAAAGAGGCAGATAAAAATTCTGCCTTTGTTTACTCAAAACAAAATGAAAAATTCATAGAAGATGCTAAAAAAAATGGTTGTAAAGAGTTTATAAAATCAGAAGATTTAAAAAATCATTGTGATTTTACATCTATAAAAGTTATTGGAATAACTGGAACAAATGGAAAAACTACAACAGCAGCAGCTATTTATTCTCTTTTGTTAGATTTAGGATATAAAGTTGCACTTCAAGGTACAAGAGGATTTTTTATCAATGAACAAAGAGTAGAAGAGTACTCTTTAACTACTCCTGTGCAACTTGGAAATTTTGCACATATACAAAAAGCTATAGAAAATTCTTGTGATTTTTTTGTGATGGAAGTTAGTTCCCATGCAATTGAACAAAAAAGAATAGAGGGTTTAAACTTTGAACTTAAAATTCTTACAAATATTACAAGGGATCATCTTGATTATCATAAAACTATTGAAGAGTATATAAATGTTAAGAACTCTTTTTTTAATGATGATAGTAAAAAACTTATAAATAAAGATGAAATAAAAGCAAAATTTAACCCTAAAAATTGTTTAACTTATGGTCTTGATTCTCCAAGTACTTATAAAGTTCAAGCATATTCATTTAAGGATGGGATGCATGTTGCTTTACAAAATTTTGAAAAAGTAGAGAGTTTTACTTCTATGATGATGGGACTGTTTAATGTATATAATTTAACAGCTGCAATAGCTGCTGTTCATATGACTACAAATAAGTCATTAAATGAAATTTGTGAAGCTGTAGAAAATTTTGCTGGCGTTTCTGGAAGAATGGAAACCCTTAGTTTAAATCCATATATTATTGTTGATTTTGCCCACACTCCAGATGGTATGAAAGAGGTTTTACAAAGCTTTGGACATAAAGATATTATTGTTGTGTTTGGAGCAGGTGGAGATAGGGATAAGGCTAAACGGCCAATTATGGGAAAAGTAGCAGATACTTTTGCTAAACACATTATTGTAACAAGTGATAATCCAAGATTTGAAGATCCTGATTTGATTATAGAAGATATCTTAGAAGGTATTAATGATAAATCAAAAGTAGAAGTGGAGATAAATAGAAAAATTGCAATAAAAAAAGCTATTGATTTGTATAGTGAAAATAGTGTGATTTTAGTTTTAGGAAAAGGTGATGAAGAGTATCAAACTATTTATGACCAAAAGCTTCCTTTCTCTGATAAAGAGGTTATAAACTCTTATCTATAA